The genome window TCATACACCTGCGTGAGCACGTTGTGAAGGGGCATATACTGGATCGGGGACACGAAAGCGATAACGCCCTGGTGATTTTTTCGGGTTACGCGGTTAAGTTTTTCAACCGGAACCCGCTGAAAGGGAACGCCTAGTTCCTTTGCGAGTTTCTCAATTTCAGCAAGTCCAAACTCTCTCTGAATGAATAATCGTTCTATTTCCTTGCCTGAGCGAAGGGTTTCCAATACTGATTGCGTACCAAAAACCATGTCGGCCTGGGACTGTCTTGGGGCGGGTTTTCTTACCGTATACTGCCGTTTCTCCATGCTTCTACAACTGGATACCAAATAGGCTGGTATTCGGCGTACCGAACCAGTTCATAATGATCATCCACGAATTGATTGTTTTTTCTGTTAAATGTAAAATTGACGTTCTGCGCATTGCCGCGTTGATCGTAGGTCCATACTTCCCGATCTTTGCTGCGCTGAACTTTATCCGGCGGCCCTAACACGATATAGATCATGCCTTTATCGGTTTTCCACCCTTCTTTATATGTTGTAAAAAGCTGGTTAGCTTCTTCAACCCGACCATAAAACGAACGAATGGATTGCTGTGCCAAAGGCGCATTTCCGTTCATCAATGTCAGCCAATATTTATCCAGTGCTTTTTTGTAATCTTCTGCTTTCTTGATTTCGTTAATCTCATTGTTTGTGCTCATGTAAAGCAACGGCCCGAGCAGGTTTCGCGGACGTGTCATCTTCGGAAAGCGCTCATTGACAACGAGTATGCCTAAGCCTTCTGATTGTGTTGTATCTGCAAAAATGTTATAGAGACCTTCCTTCGTAAACGTAATCTGCTGGTCAGAATTGATCGTAAACGAGCTGTCAACTTCAAGCGACTTGGCAACATTCTTTGCAGCAATGTTCATCGGTGACCCGGCCGCTTCAAAATCGTGATTGTAGTAAAAAACTTGCAATTGCTCACTTCCGCCGGATGCCTTTTTTAATGTAAATGGCTCGTTTGAATTGATATAGTGCCTTTGCAACGGCTGATTGCTGTTGGTTGTGTAAATGCCGTATGTTTCGTTTACGCCCTGTTTTTTGAACCTGATTGTGAGATCATTAAGGACTTTCTTCAATGTTCCTGTCTGACTTATTTCACTTAGCAAAACACCATATTCCTTGTCCGGGCTTTTAAGATCGTAGGAGATCACTATCTTCTGTCCGATCTGGGAAACATTGGACGAATCCAGCTTTACATTGCCATAACCAAGCCGATCTCTCGTTCCATAATCTGAGTAAATGACGTAATTGAGGTTATATAAGCGAATGAAGTCGGCAGGAGCGATGGGGTTTTTGCCTTTGAAAGCATCCACGTAAAGGTAAACTTTCGCCTGTGTGCTGTCTTTTATCAGATATTTACTTTGAATCGCAATCAGGGAGAGTTCTTCGTTAACCGGCGCAGATTGCTGAGAGGGGCGGACCTGGGCTTCGGGCAATTGCTTCATCGGCTTGTTGGACGCGCATCCAGCTAGCAGCGAGGCAGTTAAAACACAGATATAAAAGCTTAAAGTAGTTCTCATGTACATGTTTTCATCATTTGTCAAATAACGAACGAACAGGTAAAATTACCCAATAAAACGGTAAGAAAATTTTTATTCTGGTTTCTTGCTGTTCCGGTTGGCATTTTTAATCTGATCTTCAATTGCATCCCACTGATCGTCAGTGACTTCTTTCAGGAAATTGAACTGCCCGGCAGCCAGCACTTCACCTCCGTCCAGGGTAATGACTTCGCCCGTCATATAGGCCGAAAAATCAGACATCAAGTAAGCTGCGAGATTGGCCAGTTCCTGATGATCGCCTACGCGTTCCAGCGGAATGCGGCTTTCAAGGGAGAATTTCTTGGCTAATTCTTCCGGAAACAGGCGCTCCCAGGCTCCCTTGGTAGGAAATGGTCCGGGTGCAATGGCATTGAGCCTGATGCCATGATCCGCCCATTCGAAAGCCAGTGATTTGGTCATGGCCAGCACACCCGCTTTCGCCATCGCGGAGGGCACAACCCAGCCCGAACCCGTCCAGGCATACGTTGTTGAAATATTGAGAACCGTTCCTTTAATGTTGTTGTCAATCCAGTATTTGCCCAAAGCGAGCGTGAAATAGTAGGTTCCGCGCAAAACAATGTCCACCACCACATCCACTGCCTTGTAGGAAAGTCGTTCGGTAGGACTGATAAAATTTCCTGCTGAATTATTCACCAGCCCATTTACGCTGCCAAACTTCTCAATGGCTTTTGCGATCACATTTTCGATCTGCTCGTTTTTGCGGACGTCACATTCCACAGCGAGAACATTGCCTCCCGTGCTCTCTTGGAGTTCTTTCGCGGTTTTTTCAAGCACTTCGAGCCGTCTGCTGCAAATCACAATGTTGGCGCCGAGCTTCAAAAAGTAAGTGGCCATGGATTTGCCTAAGCCAGTTCCGCCGCCGGTAACAATAATGGTTTTGCCTTTCAGTGCATCGTCGCGCAGCATTCCTTCCGTGTGAATCATCAGAATCGGTTTTTGTGGATGCTGGTAAAGGTAAAATTTTATCTAAAAATAGTCCCTTACACGCCGGAATATATTCGCGTGCACATTATGCGGCAGGAAAATGGGGAAATCGAAATTTGGCTATTGCTGGGCAAGCAGATAAAGCACCGCCATCCGCACCGCGACACCGTTTTCGACCTGGTTCAGAATGATAGAATGGCTGGAATCGGCCGCGTCGGAGGAAAGCTCAACGCCGCGGTTGATCGGGCCCGGGTGCATGAGGACAATATCTTTGTTCAGGCTGTCCAGCATGGCTTTATTAATGCCGTAATAAAGTGAATATTCCCTTAACGATGGGAAATACTTGATCTGCTGACGTTCAAGCTGAATGCGGAGCACATTGGCCACATCGCACCATTCCAGCGCTTCTTTTACATTATGACTAATTTTTACACCCAGTTCATCCAAATGCTTGGGAATCAATGTGGACGGCCCACAAACCATCACTTCTGCTCCTAGTTTTTGCAAACAAAAAATATTGGAAAGCGCCACACGCGAATGTGTAATGTCGCCGATAATGGCAATTTTCCTGCCGGCCAGGTCGCCCAGCTTTTCTCGCATGGAAAATGCATCTAGCAAGGCCTGTGTAGGATGCTCGTGCGTGCCGTCACCTGCATTGACAACATTGGCAGGGATACGTGTGGAAAGATAATGGGGAGCTCCGGGGCTGCTATGACGCATGACGATCATATCCACTTTCATAGCCAGGATGTTATTGACCGTATCGAGCAGTGTTTCGCCCTTCTTGACCGAACTCCCGGAAGCAGAAAAATTTACCACATCCGCAGAAAGACGCTTTTCGGCTAGCTCAAAAGAAAGCCTTGTACGGGTGGAATTTTCGAAAAAAACGTTTGCTATGGTAATGTCCCGAAGCGATGGGACTTTCTTGATGGGCCGGTTAATGACGTCCTTGAACTGAGTTGCTGTGTCTAAAATGGTTTGAATGTCATTCTCGTTCAGGTTTTTAATTCCAAGTAAGTGCCGGACCGAAAGTTTTGTCATTGCTGGTATTCAAGAAAGTTTGGCAAAGATAATAAGGAACCCGGCAACGCGAAAACGCATTTGGAAATTTCCCCTTCCTATTTCTTCATCGCAGCTGACTATCTTTGGAACCTTACCGGGGATTTTCCGGTGAAGAAGAAAGCTTAAAAAATCGGATCAGAATGAATAAGGCAGCATTAATAACTTATCTGAAATCACTTCTGGAAGAGCGGATGATGGTGGCTTGGAACGCGATGGAAGCTGCGCAATCGTCGGCGAATGATCAGGGGAAAAGCTCAATGGGCGATAAATACGAAACTTCCCGGTCTATGGGGCAACTGGATAGGAATATGCACGCCAGGCAATACGAGCAGGTGCGGCTGGAAAGATTGGTTCTGGAAAAAATACACGATAATGAAGTTGCCGTACGGGCAGCAGTAGGATCATTACTGGAAACCAGCGCGGGCTGGTTTTTGATCGCTGTGAGCCTGGGAGCAGTAAAAATAGAAGAAGAGACCGTGATAGCAGTCTCTTCTTCATCGCCGGTTGGCGCGTCGCTGCTGGGAAAAGGACCCGGCGACCAATTTGAATTTATGAAACGACAACACAAGATTATCGCCTTGCATTAAGCATTAACCCATGTTGTGGTAAACGCGCTGCACGTCATCGTCGTCCTCGATCTTCTCAATCAGCTTTTCAACTTCCGCAACTTCATCGTCGGTCAGCTTTTTGGTATCATTTGGGATGCGTTCAAAATCCGCTTCTACGATTTCATAACCGTTTTCTTCCAGATAATGCTGCAAAGCGCCGAATGCCGTGAATTCTCCGTAAATGTTGATGAGGTTGGTTTCTTCATCTAAAAAAACCTCTTCACCGCCCACGTCGATCAATTCGAATTCGAACTCTTCCAGATCTTTGCCACCAGCATTTTTGATCTTAAAAATACATTTCCGGTCAAAAATGAAATCCAGCATGCCCATTGTGCCGAGACTTCCGCCCAGCTTATTGAAATAGCTCCGCACATTCGCCACCGTTCTTGTTGGATTGTCTGTTGTGCTTTCCACGAGGATTGCGACGCCATGCGGGCCGTAACCTTCGTACACCATTTCTTTGTAATCCTCCTGGTCTTTTGACGTAGCGCGTTTGATAGCCCTTTCTACGGTGTCTTTGGGCATGTTGGCAGCCCTGGCGTTTTGTAAAAGAACCCTGAGCCTTGCGTTTGTATTAGGATCAGCGGTTCCGCTTTTTACAGCAAGGACAATATCTTTTCCAATCCTCGTGAAGGTTTTGGCCATTTTGTCCCAACGCTTGAACATCCGCGCTTTTCTATATTCGTAAGCTCTTCCCATGCTTAGCTTTGTAAAATGTTATGTAGTTAATTCGCTGCAAATTTATGAAAGACGATTTAATTCAGGTAAAAATATATTCTTTCAAGAACAACTGTCACAAATGGATTTAAAATTAGCCTGGAAATTCAAAACTTTCGAGGAGCTCGATACAAACGAACTTTACAGCATTCTACGATTGCGAAATGAGGTGTTTGTGGTCGAGCAAAGATGTAATTATCTGGATACAGACGGTAAGGATCAGAAGTCACATCATTTGTCGGGCTATGCGGATGGGCAGCTTATGGCTTTCGCTCGCATTTTGCCACCCGGCGTTTCGTACGAGTATCCATCCATTGGCAGGATTGCGGTTGCTGCTAAGGGAAGAGGAAAGGGTTATGGCATCGAACTGCTGAATGAGTCGATAAAAAAGGTGGAATTGTTGTATGGCAAAAGCATCATACGGATCGGGGCACAGTTGTATTTAAAGAAGTTCTACGGCTCCTTCGGCTTCGTGC of Dyadobacter chenhuakuii contains these proteins:
- a CDS encoding YebC/PmpR family DNA-binding transcriptional regulator; its protein translation is MGRAYEYRKARMFKRWDKMAKTFTRIGKDIVLAVKSGTADPNTNARLRVLLQNARAANMPKDTVERAIKRATSKDQEDYKEMVYEGYGPHGVAILVESTTDNPTRTVANVRSYFNKLGGSLGTMGMLDFIFDRKCIFKIKNAGGKDLEEFEFELIDVGGEEVFLDEETNLINIYGEFTAFGALQHYLEENGYEIVEADFERIPNDTKKLTDDEVAEVEKLIEKIEDDDDVQRVYHNMG
- a CDS encoding GWxTD domain-containing protein encodes the protein MKQLPEAQVRPSQQSAPVNEELSLIAIQSKYLIKDSTQAKVYLYVDAFKGKNPIAPADFIRLYNLNYVIYSDYGTRDRLGYGNVKLDSSNVSQIGQKIVISYDLKSPDKEYGVLLSEISQTGTLKKVLNDLTIRFKKQGVNETYGIYTTNSNQPLQRHYINSNEPFTLKKASGGSEQLQVFYYNHDFEAAGSPMNIAAKNVAKSLEVDSSFTINSDQQITFTKEGLYNIFADTTQSEGLGILVVNERFPKMTRPRNLLGPLLYMSTNNEINEIKKAEDYKKALDKYWLTLMNGNAPLAQQSIRSFYGRVEEANQLFTTYKEGWKTDKGMIYIVLGPPDKVQRSKDREVWTYDQRGNAQNVNFTFNRKNNQFVDDHYELVRYAEYQPIWYPVVEAWRNGSIR
- a CDS encoding transcription elongation factor, with product MNKAALITYLKSLLEERMMVAWNAMEAAQSSANDQGKSSMGDKYETSRSMGQLDRNMHARQYEQVRLERLVLEKIHDNEVAVRAAVGSLLETSAGWFLIAVSLGAVKIEEETVIAVSSSSPVGASLLGKGPGDQFEFMKRQHKIIALH
- a CDS encoding GNAT family N-acetyltransferase, whose translation is MDLKLAWKFKTFEELDTNELYSILRLRNEVFVVEQRCNYLDTDGKDQKSHHLSGYADGQLMAFARILPPGVSYEYPSIGRIAVAAKGRGKGYGIELLNESIKKVELLYGKSIIRIGAQLYLKKFYGSFGFVQSSEIYLEDNIEHIEMTRQIC
- a CDS encoding SDR family oxidoreductase, which codes for MIHTEGMLRDDALKGKTIIVTGGGTGLGKSMATYFLKLGANIVICSRRLEVLEKTAKELQESTGGNVLAVECDVRKNEQIENVIAKAIEKFGSVNGLVNNSAGNFISPTERLSYKAVDVVVDIVLRGTYYFTLALGKYWIDNNIKGTVLNISTTYAWTGSGWVVPSAMAKAGVLAMTKSLAFEWADHGIRLNAIAPGPFPTKGAWERLFPEELAKKFSLESRIPLERVGDHQELANLAAYLMSDFSAYMTGEVITLDGGEVLAAGQFNFLKEVTDDQWDAIEDQIKNANRNSKKPE
- a CDS encoding aspartate carbamoyltransferase catalytic subunit, with the translated sequence MTKLSVRHLLGIKNLNENDIQTILDTATQFKDVINRPIKKVPSLRDITIANVFFENSTRTRLSFELAEKRLSADVVNFSASGSSVKKGETLLDTVNNILAMKVDMIVMRHSSPGAPHYLSTRIPANVVNAGDGTHEHPTQALLDAFSMREKLGDLAGRKIAIIGDITHSRVALSNIFCLQKLGAEVMVCGPSTLIPKHLDELGVKISHNVKEALEWCDVANVLRIQLERQQIKYFPSLREYSLYYGINKAMLDSLNKDIVLMHPGPINRGVELSSDAADSSHSIILNQVENGVAVRMAVLYLLAQQ